The following coding sequences lie in one Jonesia denitrificans DSM 20603 genomic window:
- a CDS encoding DUF6153 family protein, with translation MWATSTMRALRATVGAAGHVRTLLMCVAVVAGLLVMHPLGHHTPAAAQTTLAPAATPTAHTATLTAHTATSTEHGSPTDHTSTMIVACVLALLSAVIVLVWGVRFCVRGLSLVRGWCPRVPATWGRVWVPPRVALCVIRQ, from the coding sequence GTGTGGGCGACATCAACAATGCGCGCGTTACGCGCCACGGTAGGAGCGGCCGGCCATGTCCGGACGCTCCTCATGTGTGTCGCAGTTGTGGCCGGGTTGCTGGTCATGCACCCGCTGGGGCATCACACTCCCGCCGCCGCGCAGACTACGCTCGCTCCAGCCGCCACCCCCACCGCGCATACCGCCACCCTCACCGCGCATACCGCCACCTCAACTGAGCACGGATCTCCTACTGACCACACATCGACCATGATTGTCGCGTGCGTGTTAGCGCTGTTGAGTGCAGTGATTGTGCTGGTGTGGGGGGTGCGTTTCTGTGTGCGGGGGCTGTCGCTGGTGCGTGGGTGGTGTCCACGTGTGCCTGCCACGTGGGGTCGGGTGTGGGTCCCACCACGTGTAGCGCTCTGCGTGATTCGTCAGTAA
- a CDS encoding DsbA family protein, giving the protein MPHGPSTPTPEPNPEPTTPGPEVAANTTHPDGAVPATGAGASVSTSAPQSWLVPAFIVLTVIALIVLVLAIQPSTTNQADPQQPPVGTEQSTDTADQDTQGDTDAVEPPADVQGPDEVNIADIERRDPNDPLAVGPVDAPVVMVVFSDYQCPYCAKWSNDTLTVLENYVDAGDLRVEWRDVNIFGENSERAARASYAAGQQGQFLAYHHALFPGGEISSEQVLSEDGLIALAGDLGLDTDQFTKDLTSKDTAEEVAKNAQLGLDLGAYSTPAFLVGGQPIVGAQPTDVFTSAIDTALQG; this is encoded by the coding sequence ATGCCTCACGGCCCCTCCACACCTACCCCTGAACCCAACCCTGAGCCCACAACACCTGGACCGGAGGTTGCGGCGAATACCACCCACCCGGATGGAGCCGTCCCTGCGACCGGGGCGGGCGCATCGGTGAGCACTTCCGCACCACAATCCTGGCTTGTTCCCGCGTTTATTGTTCTCACAGTTATTGCCTTGATCGTTTTGGTGCTCGCGATTCAACCGTCGACCACCAACCAGGCAGACCCGCAGCAACCCCCCGTGGGAACAGAACAGAGCACTGACACCGCAGATCAGGACACCCAGGGTGACACCGACGCGGTAGAACCACCCGCCGACGTACAAGGCCCCGACGAGGTCAACATTGCCGACATTGAACGGCGCGACCCCAATGACCCGCTCGCGGTTGGTCCAGTGGACGCCCCCGTGGTCATGGTGGTGTTCTCCGACTACCAATGCCCTTACTGCGCAAAGTGGAGTAACGACACACTGACCGTGTTAGAAAACTACGTTGACGCCGGTGACCTTCGTGTTGAGTGGCGTGATGTGAACATCTTTGGGGAAAACTCCGAACGCGCTGCCCGCGCGTCCTACGCTGCTGGCCAACAAGGACAGTTCCTTGCCTACCACCATGCCCTGTTTCCTGGCGGAGAAATTTCCTCCGAACAGGTGCTCTCCGAGGACGGGTTGATTGCTCTTGCCGGCGACCTTGGTCTTGATACTGACCAGTTCACCAAAGACCTCACCTCGAAGGACACAGCCGAGGAAGTTGCCAAGAACGCACAACTCGGGTTGGATCTTGGTGCCTACTCCACTCCTGCGTTCCTTGTGGGCGGGCAACCTATCGTGGGCGCTCAACCCACAGATGTGTTCACATCCGCGATCGACACCGCCCTGCAAGGCTGA
- a CDS encoding cytochrome c biogenesis CcdA family protein codes for MDVGLLAAFLGGTLALLSPCGALLLPAFFSSLVGAGERLWLHGVVFYAGLAVVLVPLGVGAGGVGALFVTHRDTVIVVASLVMIVLGVVMIVGGGFDMTRVFPGFRRFQAFTARRSGVVRSLLLGMSSGVAGFCAGPILGAVLTLAAVQDSVVASGALLAVYGAGMVIPLLALAVVWRRLGDRSRRVLRGRTVTVWGRQFHTTSLATGLLIIVVGVVFWVTNGLVSMPALIPTSVQATLQQWVSGLSGPVVDIAVILVLAGVALTVWWVRQRSRR; via the coding sequence ATGGATGTTGGACTTCTTGCTGCTTTTCTTGGCGGCACCCTCGCGCTGTTGAGTCCGTGCGGTGCCCTCCTCCTCCCTGCATTTTTTTCGTCACTCGTTGGGGCGGGGGAGCGGTTGTGGCTTCATGGTGTGGTGTTTTACGCGGGTCTTGCCGTTGTTCTGGTTCCATTAGGGGTTGGGGCAGGCGGGGTAGGAGCCTTGTTTGTCACGCACCGTGACACTGTCATTGTTGTGGCGTCGTTGGTCATGATTGTGCTGGGTGTTGTCATGATCGTGGGCGGCGGGTTCGATATGACCCGCGTTTTTCCTGGTTTTCGCCGGTTCCAGGCGTTCACCGCACGCCGGTCGGGGGTGGTGCGGTCACTGTTGTTGGGGATGTCTAGTGGGGTGGCCGGTTTTTGTGCTGGCCCTATTTTGGGCGCAGTTCTCACTCTTGCTGCCGTCCAGGATTCCGTTGTGGCATCGGGCGCGCTGCTTGCTGTGTACGGCGCGGGTATGGTGATTCCGCTGCTGGCTCTTGCTGTGGTGTGGAGGCGGTTGGGGGATCGTTCTCGCCGTGTGTTGCGTGGCCGCACGGTCACTGTGTGGGGGCGGCAGTTCCACACCACGTCGCTCGCTACCGGGCTTCTCATTATTGTTGTTGGTGTTGTTTTCTGGGTCACCAATGGCCTGGTGTCGATGCCCGCGCTGATACCCACGTCGGTGCAAGCGACCTTGCAACAGTGGGTTTCTGGTCTCTCTGGTCCAGTTGTTGATATTGCGGTCATTCTTGTGCTTGCTGGTGTTGCGCTCACCGTGTGGTGGGTGCGGCAGCGAAGCCGCCGTTAG